The Enterobacter kobei genome has a segment encoding these proteins:
- a CDS encoding MFS transporter yields the protein MSLRSLRALCLTSFFIADVRDGLGPFLGIFLTERHWTPDDIGILMTAGGLAGLLATLPAGFITDTSRNKRAVLALLCLLITLSTLLLWFSQQSGVVAVSQIITGICAAFVGPLITGITLGLTGQSGFSAQMGKNEAFNHAGNFMTALMAGGIAWYWGVGGIFLLMTCTTLLTLCALLAIRNKDIDNNAARGLSSPANLPVPGFAVLIKNRALFVTGLTLLLFHLANAALLPMLSMRVAAAPASINPGLYAAGTVIISQAVMIPVAIWVARRIEHYGYWRLIMLALLVMPVRAALAASTDAPLMMIPVQILDGLAAGIFGVVVPSFIVVLLRGSGHVNAGQSVVMLMQGVGASMSPALTGTIAGHYSFATAFSVLSAIALVAVLLWWRVAHRTWETDSTPGGA from the coding sequence ATGTCTCTTCGTTCGCTGCGGGCGTTATGCCTGACCAGTTTTTTCATTGCGGATGTCCGCGATGGCCTCGGCCCTTTTCTCGGTATTTTTCTCACCGAACGTCACTGGACGCCTGATGATATTGGTATTCTGATGACGGCGGGTGGGCTGGCGGGTTTACTGGCCACGCTCCCGGCGGGATTCATCACCGACACCTCCCGAAACAAACGCGCTGTACTCGCGCTGCTTTGCCTGTTGATCACCCTGAGCACGCTTCTGCTCTGGTTTAGCCAGCAGAGCGGCGTTGTCGCCGTTTCACAAATTATCACCGGCATCTGTGCGGCGTTTGTGGGGCCATTGATCACCGGAATTACCTTAGGGCTGACCGGCCAGAGTGGGTTCAGCGCGCAGATGGGCAAAAATGAGGCGTTTAATCATGCGGGCAATTTTATGACCGCACTGATGGCTGGCGGCATTGCCTGGTACTGGGGCGTCGGCGGAATTTTCCTGCTGATGACCTGTACGACGTTGCTAACGTTGTGTGCGCTGCTTGCCATTCGCAATAAGGATATCGACAACAATGCCGCGCGCGGGTTGTCCTCTCCAGCGAACCTGCCTGTTCCGGGCTTTGCGGTGCTGATTAAAAACCGGGCGCTGTTTGTTACCGGACTGACGCTGCTCCTGTTCCATCTGGCGAACGCTGCCCTGTTACCGATGCTCAGCATGAGGGTTGCGGCGGCACCCGCCTCAATCAACCCCGGCTTGTATGCAGCGGGCACTGTCATTATTTCTCAGGCCGTGATGATCCCCGTCGCCATTTGGGTCGCACGGAGAATAGAACACTACGGCTACTGGCGATTAATTATGCTGGCGCTGCTGGTGATGCCGGTGCGTGCGGCACTGGCGGCGTCCACGGACGCGCCGTTGATGATGATCCCGGTGCAAATTCTCGACGGGCTGGCCGCTGGCATTTTCGGCGTCGTGGTACCGTCGTTTATTGTTGTGCTGTTGCGAGGGAGCGGGCACGTCAATGCCGGGCAGAGCGTGGTGATGTTGATGCAGGGCGTTGGGGCATCGATGAGCCCGGCGTTAACCGGCACGATAGCCGGGCATTACTCCTTTGCGACGGCATTCAGCGTGCTGAGCGCGATTGCGCTGGTGGCCGTCCTGCTCTGGTGGCGCGTTGCTCACCGAACCTGGGAAACAGACAGTACGCCGGGTGGGGCATAG
- a CDS encoding 2-hydroxyacid dehydrogenase, with translation MKLAVYSTKQYDKKYLQHVNEAYGFELEFFDFLLSEKTAKTAHGCEGVCIFVNDDGSRPVLEELKKQGVKYIALRCAGFNNVDLDAAKELGLKVVRVPAYSPEAVAEHAIGMMMSLNRRIHRAYQRTRDANFSLEGLTGFTMYGKTAGVIGTGKIGVAALRILKGFGMRLLAFDPYPSAAALELGVEYVDLPTLFSQSDVISLHCPLTPENYHLLNQAAFDQMKDGVMIINTSRGGLVDSQAAIEALKTQKIGALGMDVYENERDLFFEDKSNDVIQDDVFRRLSACHNVLFTGHQAFLTAEALISISETTLGNLQQLEKGETCPNELA, from the coding sequence ATGAAACTCGCGGTATATAGCACAAAGCAGTACGACAAAAAGTATCTGCAACATGTTAACGAAGCTTACGGGTTTGAGCTTGAATTTTTCGACTTTCTGCTGTCCGAAAAAACCGCCAAAACGGCGCACGGCTGTGAAGGCGTCTGCATTTTTGTTAACGATGACGGCAGTCGTCCGGTGCTGGAAGAGTTGAAAAAACAGGGAGTGAAGTATATCGCCCTGCGCTGTGCAGGCTTTAACAACGTGGATCTCGATGCGGCGAAAGAGCTGGGGCTGAAGGTGGTGCGCGTTCCGGCCTACTCCCCGGAAGCCGTCGCGGAACATGCGATTGGCATGATGATGTCGCTCAACCGTCGTATTCACCGCGCTTATCAGCGCACCCGTGATGCCAACTTCTCGCTGGAAGGGCTGACCGGCTTTACTATGTACGGTAAAACCGCAGGGGTGATCGGGACCGGGAAAATTGGCGTCGCTGCCCTGCGGATCCTCAAAGGCTTTGGCATGCGTCTGCTGGCATTTGATCCGTATCCAAGCGCCGCGGCGCTGGAGCTGGGCGTGGAATATGTCGACCTGCCGACCCTGTTCTCGCAGTCTGATGTGATCTCCCTGCACTGCCCGCTGACGCCGGAAAACTATCACCTGCTTAACCAGGCGGCGTTTGACCAGATGAAAGACGGCGTGATGATTATCAACACCAGCCGTGGTGGCCTGGTTGACTCTCAGGCCGCTATCGAAGCGCTGAAAACCCAGAAGATTGGCGCACTCGGGATGGACGTGTATGAGAACGAACGCGATCTGTTCTTTGAAGACAAGTCCAATGATGTGATTCAGGACGACGTGTTCCGCCGCCTGTCTGCCTGTCATAACGTCCTGTTTACCGGTCACCAGGCGTTTCTGACGGCTGAAGCGCTGATCAGCATTTCAGAAACCACGCTGGGTAACCTGCAGCAGCTGGAAAAAGGCGAAACCTGCCCTAACGAGCTGGCATAA
- a CDS encoding YdbH family protein → MKGKYKAALALLLLFILLPLTLLMTLAQWVPTLAGIWLPVGTRIAFEESPKLTRHALVIPDLRYLVEECEIARIENVTLSHPSRWQLDIGALDLNAVCLSKIPQSAPSTVAPKTLAQWQAVLPNTWLTIHRLTLSPWQQWQGELKASLTPSSQEIAYKGERVSIQGTLRGQTLSVSQFDVQLPDQPQPIKLVGEFTLPLVPDGVPVKGHAVATFNVPQLTSLVDADLDWEDNRGQLVVMARDNPDPLLDLPWQVTAEQLNISDGRWNWDLSGMPLSGRVSLRADNWQQGLEKATLTGRLNVLTHGDAGKGNAVLNIGPGRLSMENSDMPLHLSGEAKQNDLILYAKLPATLTGSVYEPQLAFEPGALLRSRGRIIDSLDIDEIRWPLAGVKLTQKGVDGRLQAILRAHENEMGDFELHLDGQANDFLPDSGLWQWRYWGKGSFTPMHARWDVAGKGEWRDKLIELTALSTGFDKLQYGTMEVSTPRLVLDQPVRWFRDAEKPTFSGALALNAGQTRFSGGSTLPPSVLTFSVDGTDPTVFQFKGDLHAEKIGPVQVNGRWDGERLRGQAWWPKQSLTVFQPLIPPDWKMTLRDGVLYAQVAFSAAADQGFEAGGHGVLKAGSAWMPDNQINGVDFVLPFRFSKGTWSLGTRCPVTLRIGEVENLVTARNITADLQGDYPWTEDNPLLLTNVKVETLGGKITMQQLRMPQHDPALLRVDNISSSELIGAVNPKQFAMSGPVSGALPLWLDNEKWIIKDGWLTNPGPMTLRIDKDTADAIVKDNMVAGAAINWLRYMEISRSWTRINLDNLGELTMQATIKGTSRVDGKSSSVNLNYTHDENVFTLWRSLRFGDNLQTWFEQHAAIPGLRSSTGKESEEQQ, encoded by the coding sequence ATGAAGGGTAAATACAAAGCCGCACTTGCGCTTTTACTGCTGTTCATTTTATTGCCGCTGACGCTGCTGATGACGCTCGCTCAGTGGGTACCGACGCTTGCCGGAATCTGGCTTCCCGTCGGGACGCGTATCGCTTTCGAAGAGAGTCCTAAACTGACTCGTCATGCGCTGGTGATCCCCGATCTCCGCTATCTGGTTGAAGAGTGCGAAATTGCTCGCATTGAAAACGTGACGCTGTCACATCCGAGCCGCTGGCAGCTGGATATCGGCGCGCTGGATCTTAACGCCGTCTGCCTCAGCAAAATTCCCCAATCCGCGCCGTCGACCGTTGCCCCCAAAACGCTGGCGCAGTGGCAGGCGGTATTACCGAATACCTGGCTGACCATTCACCGTCTCACCCTCTCGCCCTGGCAGCAGTGGCAGGGTGAGCTGAAGGCCTCGCTGACCCCGTCCAGCCAGGAGATAGCCTATAAAGGCGAGCGGGTGAGCATTCAAGGAACGCTTCGCGGCCAGACGCTTTCGGTCAGCCAGTTCGATGTTCAGCTACCCGATCAGCCGCAGCCCATCAAACTGGTGGGGGAGTTCACTCTGCCGCTGGTGCCGGATGGCGTGCCGGTAAAAGGCCACGCGGTGGCGACCTTTAACGTGCCACAACTGACGTCTCTCGTCGATGCCGATCTGGACTGGGAAGACAACCGTGGACAACTGGTGGTGATGGCGCGAGACAACCCTGATCCACTGCTCGATCTGCCGTGGCAAGTTACGGCGGAACAGCTGAACATCAGCGACGGGCGCTGGAACTGGGATCTGTCCGGTATGCCGCTGAGCGGACGCGTTTCGCTTCGCGCCGATAACTGGCAGCAGGGGCTTGAGAAAGCCACCCTGACCGGGCGTTTGAACGTGCTTACCCATGGTGATGCGGGGAAAGGCAACGCGGTACTCAATATTGGGCCCGGCAGGCTCAGTATGGAAAACAGCGACATGCCGCTGCATCTGAGCGGTGAGGCGAAGCAAAACGACCTCATTCTTTATGCCAAATTGCCGGCAACACTGACCGGCAGCGTATATGAACCGCAACTCGCTTTTGAACCGGGCGCACTGCTTCGCTCGCGCGGGCGCATCATTGACTCGCTTGATATCGATGAAATCCGCTGGCCGCTGGCAGGTGTGAAGCTGACGCAGAAGGGCGTGGACGGGCGTTTACAGGCTATCCTGCGTGCCCATGAAAACGAGATGGGCGATTTTGAACTGCATCTGGACGGGCAGGCGAACGACTTTTTACCCGACAGCGGTCTCTGGCAGTGGCGCTACTGGGGAAAAGGGAGTTTTACGCCGATGCATGCCCGCTGGGATGTCGCCGGGAAAGGCGAGTGGCGTGACAAACTCATTGAGCTCACGGCGCTCTCCACCGGTTTTGACAAGCTCCAGTATGGAACCATGGAGGTCAGCACGCCGCGTCTGGTGCTGGATCAACCCGTGCGCTGGTTCCGTGACGCCGAAAAGCCGACGTTCAGCGGCGCGCTGGCGCTCAATGCCGGGCAAACCCGTTTCTCCGGTGGCAGCACGCTGCCACCGTCGGTGCTGACCTTTAGCGTCGACGGCACCGATCCGACGGTGTTCCAGTTTAAGGGCGACCTCCATGCAGAGAAAATCGGCCCGGTACAGGTGAATGGTCGCTGGGATGGTGAACGCCTTCGCGGGCAGGCCTGGTGGCCGAAACAGTCGCTCACCGTGTTCCAGCCTCTGATCCCTCCGGACTGGAAAATGACGCTGCGTGACGGGGTACTCTATGCGCAGGTGGCTTTCTCGGCGGCAGCCGATCAGGGCTTTGAGGCGGGGGGGCACGGCGTGCTGAAAGCCGGTAGCGCCTGGATGCCGGATAACCAGATCAACGGTGTCGATTTTGTGCTGCCGTTCCGCTTCAGCAAGGGGACCTGGTCCCTGGGCACGCGCTGCCCGGTTACGTTGCGTATTGGCGAAGTGGAAAACCTGGTGACCGCGCGCAATATTACCGCCGATCTACAGGGCGATTATCCCTGGACGGAGGACAATCCGCTGCTGCTTACCAACGTGAAAGTGGAAACCCTCGGCGGGAAGATTACGATGCAGCAGTTGCGGATGCCGCAGCACGATCCGGCGCTGCTTCGCGTGGACAATATCTCGTCAAGTGAACTGATCGGCGCCGTCAATCCGAAACAGTTTGCCATGTCAGGCCCGGTAAGCGGGGCGCTGCCACTCTGGCTGGACAATGAAAAATGGATCATTAAAGATGGCTGGCTGACCAACCCTGGCCCAATGACGCTGCGTATCGATAAAGATACGGCGGATGCCATCGTGAAAGATAATATGGTTGCGGGTGCCGCGATCAACTGGCTCCGCTATATGGAAATTTCTCGTTCGTGGACAAGAATCAATTTAGATAACCTGGGTGAATTAACCATGCAGGCGACCATCAAGGGAACCAGCCGTGTGGATGGTAAAAGCAGCTCCGTCAACCTGAACTATACCCATGACGAGAATGTCTTTACCCTCTGGCGCAGCCTGCGTTTTGGCGACAACCTGCAAACCTGGTTTGAGCAACACGCGGCGATACCCGGTCTCCGCAGTTCGACTGGCAAGGAAAGTGAGGAACAACAATGA
- a CDS encoding YnbE family lipoprotein, with protein MKKMAGVLTVAVAALLTGCTPRIEVAAPKEPITINMNVKIEHEIHIKVDKDVETLLKTRSDLF; from the coding sequence ATGAAAAAGATGGCTGGTGTACTCACCGTTGCCGTTGCTGCGCTACTGACCGGCTGTACGCCGCGTATTGAAGTCGCTGCGCCGAAAGAGCCGATTACCATCAATATGAATGTCAAAATCGAACACGAGATCCACATTAAGGTCGATAAAGACGTTGAAACCCTGCTGAAAACGCGCAGCGATCTGTTCTGA
- a CDS encoding YdbL family protein: protein MKRLALILLALGMNAQAAALTLNDARAQGRVGETLSGYIAPIQQDAETLALVNRINAARTESYQKLADSNNLPVDEVAKMAGQKLVARAQPGEYVKGINGKWLKK from the coding sequence ATGAAACGTTTAGCTCTGATTCTACTGGCTCTGGGGATGAATGCGCAGGCGGCTGCGCTGACCTTAAATGATGCCCGGGCGCAGGGGCGCGTGGGGGAAACACTCAGCGGGTATATTGCCCCGATCCAACAGGATGCAGAAACGCTGGCGCTGGTAAACCGTATTAACGCGGCGCGCACCGAGAGCTATCAGAAGCTGGCCGACAGCAATAATTTACCGGTCGATGAAGTGGCGAAAATGGCGGGGCAAAAACTGGTTGCTCGCGCGCAGCCGGGCGAATACGTGAAGGGAATTAACGGTAAATGGCTGAAAAAATAG
- the feaR gene encoding transcriptional regulator FeaR: MACASEQEQYQQWLAQINQVCGRFNAQPTGGKFVGELETSYARSLKLSTVTAGGVNLFRSRQEIKQSNDAWFYTVFQLEGSAEIEQDDRRAVLRTGDITLLDASRPCSINWQEKSRQISLLVPRQIIEQQCRFHEISCALALSRSLPTVQLSHRLLMESMNNADLSDRESEAALEAMICLLRPAFQQRDVIQPRKERQFQHVVALIDDHIQSDSLRPEWIAAESGMSVRSLYRMFAEKGLVVAQYIKNRRLDLCAQVLRSAGDDEKLAGIGYSWGFTDHSHFSTAFKQRFGVSPGEYRKRHR; the protein is encoded by the coding sequence ATGGCGTGTGCAAGCGAGCAGGAACAGTATCAGCAGTGGCTGGCGCAGATTAACCAGGTGTGCGGGCGTTTTAATGCACAGCCCACCGGGGGAAAATTCGTCGGCGAACTGGAGACCAGCTATGCGCGCAGCCTGAAGCTCAGCACCGTCACCGCCGGCGGCGTAAATCTGTTCCGCTCCCGTCAGGAGATCAAACAGAGTAATGATGCCTGGTTCTATACCGTCTTCCAGCTTGAGGGCAGTGCGGAAATTGAACAGGATGACCGTCGCGCTGTGCTCCGAACAGGCGATATCACGCTGCTTGACGCCTCCCGGCCCTGCTCAATCAACTGGCAGGAAAAATCCCGCCAGATTTCGCTGCTGGTACCCCGCCAGATTATTGAGCAACAGTGTCGTTTCCATGAGATTAGCTGCGCGCTCGCCCTCTCTCGCTCGCTGCCAACGGTACAGCTGAGCCATCGCCTGCTGATGGAAAGCATGAACAACGCCGACCTGAGTGACCGGGAGAGCGAAGCCGCGCTCGAAGCCATGATCTGCCTGCTGCGCCCCGCGTTTCAGCAACGCGACGTGATTCAGCCGCGCAAGGAACGCCAGTTCCAGCATGTCGTGGCGCTGATTGACGATCATATTCAGTCTGACTCTCTGCGCCCGGAGTGGATTGCCGCCGAGAGCGGGATGTCCGTGCGCAGCCTCTACCGCATGTTTGCCGAGAAGGGGCTGGTGGTCGCGCAGTACATTAAAAACCGTCGGCTGGATCTCTGTGCGCAGGTGCTGCGCTCTGCCGGGGATGATGAAAAGCTGGCGGGAATTGGCTACAGCTGGGGGTTCACCGACCATAGCCATTTTTCAACGGCCTTTAAGCAGCGTTTTGGCGTCTCGCCCGGCGAATACCGCAAGCGCCACCGCTAG